A stretch of Henckelia pumila isolate YLH828 chromosome 4, ASM3356847v2, whole genome shotgun sequence DNA encodes these proteins:
- the LOC140867208 gene encoding uncharacterized protein has translation MERKLIEAAKKGDVLTLHNLIEGDPLALKATILFEGDSPLHIACIGGYLDFVKVVLSSGPELAAELNQDGLSPLHIASANGNLEIVKELLKVGSQLCFVKGKYGRIPLHYAVCKGRKQVVRELLSCNLECIEETTARGENCFHLAITNNQFVSFKELVDFVVRHEKGEILKKKARQENNIFHLAAYGKQYEVFDLLLDENFHYKEIVDHINSLNESGLTPLDVLLSNGVADRELEEMVRASGGKRFDEMQATLSQQNSMVASHNSSHHHQQQQQQSRRRSQSASGRLAEYLKFNKSDESPSKVRATLLVLAVLIGTATYQAVLSPPGGVWQDDFWPDANSTIKQPPPHTAGKAVMGTNNPVAYGLFLFFNSMGFFMSLQIIYALTSGIPMGLEIRVSLFALTFTYDTCMTTLAPPGTVSLFFVVISIVLPLIMPLSLVAARDYRMGRRCSFPSTRGSA, from the exons atGGAGAGGAAGCTGATAGAGGCAGCCAAGAAAGGAGATGTTCTTACACTACACAATTTGATCGAAGGCGATCCTTTGGCATTGAAGGCCACGATTTTATTCGAAGGAGATAGTCCTTTACACATCGCTTGCATCGGTGGATACCTGGATTTCGTAAAGGTGGTGTTGAGTTCGGGCCCCGAATTAGCAGCAGAATTGAACCAAGATGGTTTAAGCCCTTTGCACATTGCATCAGCTAATGGGAATTTAGAGATTGTGAAAGAGCTATTAAAAGTTGGGAGTCAACTTTGTTTTGTCAAAGGAAAATATGGGAGAATTCCACTTCACTATGCGGTTTGTAAGGGAAGAAAACAAGTTGTGAGGGAGTTGCTTTCTTGTAATTTGGAGTGTATAGAGGAAACGACTGCTCGAGGAGAAAATTGTTTTCATCTTGCCATTACAAACAACCAGTTTGTGTCTTTTAAGGAATTGGTTGACTTTGTGGTGAGACATGAGAAAGGGGAAATTCTCAAGAAGAAAGCCAGACAAGAAAACAACATTTTCCACCTTGCAGCCTATGGGAAGCAATATGAG GTTTTTGATTTACTACTGGATGAAAATTTTCACTACAAGGAGATAGTGGATCACATAAATTCCTTGAACGAAAGTGGTCTCACCCCACTCGATGTATTGCTATCAAATGGTGTTGCTGACCGTGAACTAGAGGAAATGGTCCGGGCATCCGGTGGCAAAAGATTCGATGAAATGCAAGCAACATTATCGCAACAAAATTCAATGGTTGCTTCTCACAATTCATCGCACCACcaccaacaacaacaacaacaaagtcGGCGTCGGTCCCAATCTGCCTCCGGCAGATTGGCCGAGTATCTCAAGTTCAACAAGTCTGACGAATCACCTAGTAAAGTCCGTGCCACACTACTCGTCCTGGCGGTGTTGATAGGAACCGCGACATATCAAGCCGTGCTCAGCCCTCCGGGTGGCGTCTGGCAGGACGACTTCTGGCCTGATgctaattcaacaatcaaacaACCACCACCACACACCGCCGGGAAGGCGGTGATGGGGACGAATAATCCGGTGGCATATGGGCTATTTCTGTTCTTCAATTCGATGGGATTCTTTATGTCACTGCAAATCATATACGCATTGACCTCTGGAATTCCCATGGGGCTTGAAATTAGAGTATCACTTTTCGCGTTGACATTCACATATGACACCTGCATGACAACACTTGCTCCTCCCGGCACTGTTTCATTATTTTTTGTTGTAATTTCCATTGTATTGCCACTAATCATGCCCCTATCATTGGTGGCGGCGAGGGATTATCGGATGGGGCGACGATGTTCATTCCCAAGTACCAGGGGTAGTGCTTGA